TAATGATGGCTAAAATTTCAAAAAGAATGAAAAATATCTCAGCTAAAGTAGATGCTGAGAAAAAATATAATGTGGCAGAAGCGTTTGATATTTTAAGAGACGTTTCTTCTGTTAAGTTTGTTGAGTCTGTAGATGTTTCGGTTGCTCTTGGTGTTGATCCTAGAAAATCTGACCAAGTAGTTAGAGGAGCTTCTGTATTGCCTAATGGAACTGGCAAATCAGTAAGAGTGGCTGTTTTTGCTAAAGGTCCTGCAGCTGATGCGGCAAAAGAAGCTGGTGCTGAAGTTGTTGGTATGGAAGATTTAGCGGATGAAGTTAAAAAAGGTAACATGGATTTCGATGTGGTTATAGCGTCTCCAGATGCTATGAGAGTTGTTGGTCAGTTGGGACAAATACTTGGTCCAAAAGGTCTTATGCCAAACCCTAAGGTTGGTACTGTTGCTATGGATGTTGCTAAAGCAGTTACAGATGCTAAAGCAGGTCAAGTTAGATATAGAGTTGATAAAGCTGGTATAATTCATACTACTATTGGCAAAGTTAACTTTACTTCTGATGCGTTAAAGCAAAATTTAGAAAAATTATTAGTTGATCTTAAAAAGGCTAAGCCAGCTAACTCTAAAGGGATATACCTAAAGAAAGTTTCTGTATCTAGTACTATGGGTCCAGGAATAAATGTTGACTTTTCTGATTTAACTATATAAAATTTGCTTTTGCAATTTCTTTGGGTTGTGTGAAAATACAACGATCAAAGACCGTAGGAGCTGGATTTCTGGCTTAATAATTATCCTACGCAGACGATGTTTGACAACCTTTTTTGGTTTAAATATCGTGTTAATAAATAAATGAGTGTGGACAATAAACATAAGGAGTCGATTATGGCACTTAGAATAGAGGATAAGAAGGCAATAGTTGAAGAAGTTGCTGAACATGTATCCTCAGCATTGTCTGCAGCGGTAGCTGATTATCGTGGCTTGACTGTTAATGAAATGACTTCATTAAGAAAGCAAGCGCGCGAGTCAGGGGTTTATTTAAGAGTTGTTCGTAACAACTTAGCACGTTTAGCAATTAAGGGAACTGAGTTGGAGTGTTTGGGTGAAGTGCTCAAAGGTCCTCTTGTTCTTGCTCTTTCTAAGGATGAGCCAGGTGCAGCAGCTAAATTATTTAAAAACTTCGCAAAAGATCATAATGCTTTTGAAGTTAAAAATTTAGCTATGTCTGGTGAAGTATTTGGTCCTGAGAAATTGGATGACTTTGCTAAGCTTCCTAATAGAGAGGAAGCTCTTGCTACATTACTTAGTGTTATGCAAGCGCCAGTTGCTAAGTTTGTTCGTACTCTTAATGAGATTCCTACTCAAGCTGTACGAGTCTTTGCTGCTGTTGGAGATAGTAAGTAAAATATTACTTTGGTTTGTAAAATTAGAAAAAGCTATTTAAAGAATTAATTGTTAAATAAAAGGAGTTATTAAAATGGCTATAACAAAAGAAGATATCCTAAATGCTGTTGCTGAAATGAGTGTAATGGATGTATGTGAATTGGTTAAAATGATGGAAGAAAAATTTGGTGTTTCTGCTGCTGCCGCTGTTGCTGTTGCTGGTCCTGCTGTTGCTGGTCCTGCTGAAGCTGCTGAAGAGAAGACTGAATTTGATGTTGTTTTAGTTGATGCTGGTGCAAATAAAATTGCTGCTATTAAAGCAGTTAGAGCGGCGACTGGCTTAGGTCTTAAAGAAGCTAAAGATGCTGTAGAAGGTACTCCTTTTACAGTTAAAGAAGCTGCTTCTAAAGACGATGCTGAAGCTCTTAAAAAGCAACTTGAAGAAGCTGGCGCTAAAGTTGAGCTTAAATAATTATAATTTTAAATATAAAATTTAAAGGAAATATTAGACTAGTAGTCAATTTTTGGCTCCTAGTCTTTCTAGTATTGAAGATATAGATTGGTGCAGATATATTCATATTTGCGTTTTTGTTTTGTTATTTGTTTAAACAAAAATCTTAGGGATGTTTTTGATGTCTTACTCATACGCTGAGAAAAAGAGAATTCGTAAAGAGTTTGGAGTTCTTCCTCATATTTTGGATGTGCCGTACTTGCTGGCTGTACAGACTGAATCTTATAAAAAATTTTTGCAACTTGATGCAGATAAAGATGCTCAAGCAAAATCTGGTTTAGAAGCTGTATTGAAGCTTTCTTTTCCTATTGAAAGTAAAAATGGACAATATGAGCTTCATTATGTTGATTATGAAATAGGTGAGCCAACTTTTGATGAAAGTGAATGCCAAATAAGAGGAGCGACTTATGATGCTCCTCTTAATGTTAAACTTAGACTAGTCGTTTATAATAAAGAAGCTCTTCCTGGCGAGAAAATAGTAGAAGATATAAGGGAAGAGTTTGTCTATATGGGTGATATCCCATTAATGACTAGTAATGGTACTTTTATAGTAAATGGTACTGAAAGAGTGGTTGTTTCTCAGCTTCACCGTTCTCCAGGGGTTTTCTTTAGTAAAGATGATTCTGAAGAAGGTGCTTTTTCTGCGAGAATTATACCATATAGAGGTTCTTGGTTAGATTTTGAGTTTGATTCAAAAGGTATTATTTGGGCGAGAATAGATAGAAAGAGAAAAATTTGTGCTACGGTTATATTAAGAGCATTAGGATATTCTCAAGAGGAAATATTAAAGCACTTTTCTACTAGTGAAACTATCTTGTTTGATGGTGAAAACTTTCAACTTAAATTAGACAATATTGCTAAATTAAAAGGTGAAGTGCTTAAATTTGATATATCTGATTCAAAAGGTGAAATTCTTATAAAGAAAAATAAGAAGTTAACTACGAGAGATATTAAGAAAATTAAAGATGCTGGTGTTGAATCAATATCTATTGACTTAGATTTGGTTAAAACACTTAGAGTCTCTGAAGATATAATAGATAGAAAAACAGGAGAGGTTATAGCATCTGCAAATGATGATATAACAGATAGTCTGTTAGAAAAATGTGCAGGAGCAGGAGTTTTAGAATTAAATGTTGTTGATTTTATAACAACAGAAAGAGGTAGATATATCTCTGATACTTTAAAATATGATTTAACTAAAACTACAGAAGAAGCACTTGTTGAGATTTATAAGGTTTTAAGACCGGGTGATCCTCCGGCTGCTGCATCAGTTAAGGCTCTGTTTGAAGGTCTTTTCTTTATTGAAAGCAGGTATAGCTTATCTGATATAGGTAGAATGAAATTAAACGCTAGACTAAATAGCGATAAAGTTTCAAAAGATATTTATACTCTTGAAAATAGCGATATTATTGGTGTTCTTGAAGAGCTTATTAATATTCGTGATGGCAAAGGTAATGTAGATGATATTGATCATTTAGGAAATAGAAGGGTTCGTTCTGTAGGTGAAATGGTTGAAAACCAGTTCAGAATAGGACTTTATAGAGTTGAAAAAGGTATTAGAGAAAGTATGTCTTTAGTTCATAAAGATAGACTTATGCCAAAGGATATAGTTAACTCTAAACCTATTACAGCGGCTATTAAGGAGTTCTTTACTTCAGGAGCATTATCTCAATTTATGGATCAAGATAATCCATTATCAGAGGTTACTCATAAGAGAAGAATTTCAGCATTAGGGCCTGGTGGTTTATCTCGTGATAGAGCAGGATTTGAGGTGCGAGACGTTCACTCAACTCACTATGGTAGGTTGTGCCCTATTGAAACGCCAGAGGGACCAAATATTGGTCTAATTAACTCTTTAGCTAGTTATGCTAGAGTTAATGATTATGGTTTTCTAGAAGCGCCTTATAGAAAAGTTGTAGATGGTAAAGTTACTAATGAAATAGAATATTTATCAGCTATTGATGAAGGAAAATATGTAATTGCGCAAGCATCAACTAGGTTAGATAAAAATAATCACTTTGTTGATGAATTGATTCAATGTCGTTCAGGTGGTGAGGCTATTTTTACTGAATCAAGTAGAGTTCAGTATATGGATGTTTCTGCTAAGCAGATGGTTTCAGCTGCTGCGGCTTTAATACCTTTCTTGGAGCATGATGATGCAAATAGGGTATTGATGGGAGCAAACATGCAACGTCAAGCTGTTCCTACACTTAAGTCAGAAAAGCCACTTGTTGGTACTGGAATGGAAAAGATTGTTGCTAGAGACTCAGGTAATTGTATCGTTGCTAGAAATCCAGGAACAATAGAAGAAGTTGATTCTAATAGAATTGTGGTTAGAGTAAATACAAAGAAAGCTAAAGCAAATAATCTTGTGGATATTTACAATCTAACAAAATTCAAGAGATCTAACAAGAATACTTGTATTAATCAAAGACCAATAGTTAACGTTGGCGATAAAATTGAAAAAGGTGATGTTTTAGCTGATGGTTTTGCTACAGATTTTGGTGAGCTTTCTTTAGGTCATAATTTGATGGTAGCTTTCATGCCATGGAATGGATATAACTTTGAGGATTCAATTTTATTATCTGAAAGAGTTGTTAAAGATGATAAATATACAAGTATTCATATTGAAGAATTTACTTGCGTGGCTCGTGATACAAAACTTGGACCTGAAGAGATTACTGCAGATATTCCTAATGTTAGTGAAAGTGGGTTGTCAAAGCTTGATGAATCTGGAATAGTTCATATTGGGGCAAACGTTGAGTCAGGTGATATTCTTGTAGCAAAA
This region of Francisella frigiditurris genomic DNA includes:
- the rplA gene encoding 50S ribosomal protein L1, with amino-acid sequence MAKISKRMKNISAKVDAEKKYNVAEAFDILRDVSSVKFVESVDVSVALGVDPRKSDQVVRGASVLPNGTGKSVRVAVFAKGPAADAAKEAGAEVVGMEDLADEVKKGNMDFDVVIASPDAMRVVGQLGQILGPKGLMPNPKVGTVAMDVAKAVTDAKAGQVRYRVDKAGIIHTTIGKVNFTSDALKQNLEKLLVDLKKAKPANSKGIYLKKVSVSSTMGPGINVDFSDLTI
- the rplJ gene encoding 50S ribosomal protein L10, coding for MALRIEDKKAIVEEVAEHVSSALSAAVADYRGLTVNEMTSLRKQARESGVYLRVVRNNLARLAIKGTELECLGEVLKGPLVLALSKDEPGAAAKLFKNFAKDHNAFEVKNLAMSGEVFGPEKLDDFAKLPNREEALATLLSVMQAPVAKFVRTLNEIPTQAVRVFAAVGDSK
- the rplL gene encoding 50S ribosomal protein L7/L12 produces the protein MAITKEDILNAVAEMSVMDVCELVKMMEEKFGVSAAAAVAVAGPAVAGPAEAAEEKTEFDVVLVDAGANKIAAIKAVRAATGLGLKEAKDAVEGTPFTVKEAASKDDAEALKKQLEEAGAKVELK
- the rpoB gene encoding DNA-directed RNA polymerase subunit beta, which codes for MSYSYAEKKRIRKEFGVLPHILDVPYLLAVQTESYKKFLQLDADKDAQAKSGLEAVLKLSFPIESKNGQYELHYVDYEIGEPTFDESECQIRGATYDAPLNVKLRLVVYNKEALPGEKIVEDIREEFVYMGDIPLMTSNGTFIVNGTERVVVSQLHRSPGVFFSKDDSEEGAFSARIIPYRGSWLDFEFDSKGIIWARIDRKRKICATVILRALGYSQEEILKHFSTSETILFDGENFQLKLDNIAKLKGEVLKFDISDSKGEILIKKNKKLTTRDIKKIKDAGVESISIDLDLVKTLRVSEDIIDRKTGEVIASANDDITDSLLEKCAGAGVLELNVVDFITTERGRYISDTLKYDLTKTTEEALVEIYKVLRPGDPPAAASVKALFEGLFFIESRYSLSDIGRMKLNARLNSDKVSKDIYTLENSDIIGVLEELINIRDGKGNVDDIDHLGNRRVRSVGEMVENQFRIGLYRVEKGIRESMSLVHKDRLMPKDIVNSKPITAAIKEFFTSGALSQFMDQDNPLSEVTHKRRISALGPGGLSRDRAGFEVRDVHSTHYGRLCPIETPEGPNIGLINSLASYARVNDYGFLEAPYRKVVDGKVTNEIEYLSAIDEGKYVIAQASTRLDKNNHFVDELIQCRSGGEAIFTESSRVQYMDVSAKQMVSAAAALIPFLEHDDANRVLMGANMQRQAVPTLKSEKPLVGTGMEKIVARDSGNCIVARNPGTIEEVDSNRIVVRVNTKKAKANNLVDIYNLTKFKRSNKNTCINQRPIVNVGDKIEKGDVLADGFATDFGELSLGHNLMVAFMPWNGYNFEDSILLSERVVKDDKYTSIHIEEFTCVARDTKLGPEEITADIPNVSESGLSKLDESGIVHIGANVESGDILVAKITPKAEQQLTPEERLLRAIFNEKAANVADSSLRMPSGTSGTVINVQVFENDKGGKSQRALEIEKQMISKIRKDFDEEFAVIESIVRSSIEKEIVGQKVSKSKGLKKGAVVTKEFLDKLPFSKWLEIEFESEKINEKVEKAKEYYDSAKIAIESRFEAKKKSVTQSSDLSPGVLKTVKVFVAIKKRIQPGDKMAGRHGNKGVVSRVLPIEDMPFMEDGTPVDVCLNPLGIPSRMNIGQILEAHLGLASYGLGKKIDKALEDSKKAADLRKTLDEVYNSVGNKKVDVESLSDNEILTLANNLKAGVPIATPVFDGAKEEDIKSLLKIGGFATNGQMRLYDGRTGKPFDREVTVGYMYMLKLDHLVDDKMHARSTGSYSLVTQQPLGGKAQFGGQRFGEMEVWALQAYGAAYTLREMLTVKSDDITGRSKMYKNIVDGKLTMNVDVPESFNVLRNEVRALGIDMDFDQSSDEEE